The DNA segment AAAAATATTAAAGGTCTAAAGAAGATCAGATTTTGGATGACATTTTCTGAAAACTACCTTACTCATCTTAAGGTCTTAAGAAATGTTGGGATGACAAGGATCGATGAGGTGGATTATAAGGGTTGTAAGGTGGTACCGATGGAGTTTTTGAAGTGTTTATTACCTGACCCAGCATCACTGGCACAAAATTACACAGGTCTTACTAACATAGGTAATATATTTGATGGTGTTAAAGATGGTAAGAGGTTTAAAAAGTATATTTATAATGTCTGTGATCATGCTGAATGTTACAGGGAAGTTCAGTCTCAGGCGATCTCCTATACCACTGGTGTTCCAGCTATGATTGGGGCAATGATGGTGATAAAGGGTATTTGGAAAGGAGCAGGGGTATTTAATGTGGAGCAGCTTGATCCAGATGCTTTTATGGAGGAGTTGAACAAACAGGGGCTACCATGGGTAATTGAGGATTTTGAAGGTGAACTTCCAGAATGAAACAGCCACAAGAATATCTCCCTTTTTTGAAGGATTATTTCCCAACTGATATTACTTCAAGGGTGGAGACCCCTTGTTATCTTATCAGTGAGGATCTTTTAAAATATAACTGTGAAATCTTGATTGATGTAAAAAAGCGCTCTGGTGCTAAAGTACTTTTGGCACTTAAGGCTTACGCTTTGCCGGAGACATTCCCTTTGATATCAATCTATCTTGATGGTGTTTGTGCAAGTGGTCCTTATGAGGCAAGGCTTGGAAAAGAGGAGTTTGGTAAAGAGGTACATACTTTTTCTCCTGCATATACCGATTATAATATTGATGATGTGATAGAATTTAGTGATCATATCGTTTTTAATTCAATAGGGCAGTTCCATAGGTATAAAGAAAAAGTAAAAGGTGCCGGAAAGCAGGTGGGGCTTAGGGTAAACCCTGGCTATTCAGAAGTGGAAGTTTTCCTTTATGACCCCTGTCAAGTGGGGTCCCGTTTTGGAATTCAGGCGGATCAGTTAGAAGGAGTAGATCTTTCAGGGTTGGATGGTTTGCACTTCCATGCTATGTGCCAACAGAATTCTGATGTTCTTGAGAGGGTTTTAAATTCTTTCAAGAAAAAGTATGAAAAGTATATAAGGTCTGTTAAATGGGTAAATTTTGGTGGAGGGCATCATATCACAAGGGATGGTTACGATAGGGAACGATTGGTTAATCTTATAAAAGATTTTTATCGAGATTTCCCAAATATTAAAGAGATATACTTAGAGCCAGGTGAGGCGGTGGTTTTTAATGCTGGAGTTTTGGTGTCTTCTGTTTTGGATATTGTGGAAAATGGTATGAAGATTGCTATATTGGATACCTCTGCAGAAAACCATATGCCAGATGTCCTTGCTATGCCTTATCGTCCGGAGATTTTTGACGCTGGGTTGCCCGGTGAGAAAAAATATACCTATAGACTTGGTGGTGTAACATGTTTGGCGGGGGATGTTATAGGGGATTATTCATTTGATAGACCACTTGAGGTGGGTGATAGACTCGTTTTTACTGATATGGCCCTTTATTCCTTTGTGAAAAATACCATGTTTAATGGTATTCATCTCCCCTCATTGATTGTGTTTAGTCTGGAAAATGGAAAGGTAAAAGTAGTTAGAAGATTTTCTTATCAGGACTACAAAAGTAGAATATCCTAATACAAAATTCTATTGATTTATCTCTCAACAATTACTATCATATTTAGCGGAGGTTACAATGAAGACTTTTCGCAAGGAACTAATTTTTAACACAAAATCTAAGATTGAGTTTATAAATATTACCTATGAAGTTCAAAAGGCTATAGATGAAAGTGGTATAAAAGAGGGGCTTTGTCTTGTAAACTCTATGCATATTACTTCATCTGTGTTTATTAATGACAACGAGTCTGGTTTGCACAATGATTTCAAGGTTTGGCTTGAAAAGCTTGCTCCTCATGAACCTATATCCATGTACAGACATAACCTTACTGGTGAGGATAATGCAGATGCCCATTTAAAGAGACAGATCATGGGGCGTGAGGTAGTGGTGGCTATTACCAATGGAAAACTTGATTTTGGCCCTTGGGAGCAGATTTTTTATGGAGAATTTGATGGATGTAGAAGAAAAAGAGTATTGATAAAAATAATTGGTGAATAGGAGATAGTGAATGATTTTACATGTTACTCACAATGATCTGGATGGAGTAGGGTGTGCTATTTTGGTTCAGAAATGTTATAACTTTGTTGAGACATTTTACTTAGGTTATGAAGATGTGGATAACTTTGTGCAGAATAATTATGCTAGATACAATCAGATAATTATATCCGATATTTCTCCTTCTGAGGAAACCTTTAAATATATTCAAAATCATCTTGAGATAGTTTTTATAGATCATCACAAATCATCGATGCATCTTGGTGACTATGCTAATAATTCTTATCTTGATAATAGATATAGTGCCACTTACCTAACATGGAAGTGGCTGGAGGAGTGTGGTTTTGATCTTAAAGAATATATGGATTTGGTGGACTGTATAAACGATTTTGACATGTGGCATTTGAAAAGGGATGATAGTCTAAAAATGAATATGCTTTTTACTATTTTAGGAATAGAAAGGTTTAGGGATAGATTTCTGAAAAATCCTTCCACAAAGTTTTTAGAGCATGAGATACTTTTATTAGAACTTGAAGCTGAGTCTT comes from the Calditerrivibrio sp. genome and includes:
- the nspC gene encoding carboxynorspermidine decarboxylase, which encodes MKQPQEYLPFLKDYFPTDITSRVETPCYLISEDLLKYNCEILIDVKKRSGAKVLLALKAYALPETFPLISIYLDGVCASGPYEARLGKEEFGKEVHTFSPAYTDYNIDDVIEFSDHIVFNSIGQFHRYKEKVKGAGKQVGLRVNPGYSEVEVFLYDPCQVGSRFGIQADQLEGVDLSGLDGLHFHAMCQQNSDVLERVLNSFKKKYEKYIRSVKWVNFGGGHHITRDGYDRERLVNLIKDFYRDFPNIKEIYLEPGEAVVFNAGVLVSSVLDIVENGMKIAILDTSAENHMPDVLAMPYRPEIFDAGLPGEKKYTYRLGGVTCLAGDVIGDYSFDRPLEVGDRLVFTDMALYSFVKNTMFNGIHLPSLIVFSLENGKVKVVRRFSYQDYKSRIS
- a CDS encoding secondary thiamine-phosphate synthase enzyme YjbQ, which codes for MKTFRKELIFNTKSKIEFINITYEVQKAIDESGIKEGLCLVNSMHITSSVFINDNESGLHNDFKVWLEKLAPHEPISMYRHNLTGEDNADAHLKRQIMGREVVVAITNGKLDFGPWEQIFYGEFDGCRRKRVLIKIIGE
- a CDS encoding DHHA1 domain-containing protein — translated: MILHVTHNDLDGVGCAILVQKCYNFVETFYLGYEDVDNFVQNNYARYNQIIISDISPSEETFKYIQNHLEIVFIDHHKSSMHLGDYANNSYLDNRYSATYLTWKWLEECGFDLKEYMDLVDCINDFDMWHLKRDDSLKMNMLFTILGIERFRDRFLKNPSTKFLEHEILLLELEAESLDKYIKNAEKCVKSYIDINGYKLGVVFAEKYNSEIGNYLVKNVDFDYVFIINPQRGKISIRSKPELDISGIAIANGGGGHKNAAGFSINYDFGVGKLLQMVGVVK